One Mesotoga sp. UBA6090 genomic window carries:
- a CDS encoding alpha/beta fold hydrolase, whose protein sequence is MSLFKTTDGTQIYFEEHGNEKNSPLLILNGIMMSTPSWAGFISGFTKHFRLILMDFRDQGRSERKDLQYHISVHKSDVVDLLDHLKIAQANIVGLSYGGQVAEMLAIANPDRVKSLVLANTPARISPYLAELGEAWKEAAELFDGERFFKLAIPFIYSDYFYNRNLAWLKERQKMFKSTLNREWFEGFIRLISSNPDFNVLDELDEIQCPTLLLGADRDIITPIEEMKMIHERVRNSEFLIIKDAGHGAFLEKSEEFMTAIIGFVLKNC, encoded by the coding sequence ATGTCACTATTCAAAACAACGGATGGCACACAGATCTATTTTGAAGAACATGGAAATGAGAAGAATTCACCTCTTCTCATACTAAACGGCATTATGATGTCAACGCCATCATGGGCGGGTTTCATCTCGGGTTTCACTAAGCATTTCAGGCTGATCTTGATGGATTTCAGAGATCAGGGCCGGTCAGAAAGAAAGGACCTGCAATACCACATCTCCGTTCACAAGAGTGATGTTGTTGATCTTCTAGATCACCTGAAAATTGCTCAAGCAAACATAGTTGGCCTTTCCTATGGCGGACAGGTCGCTGAAATGCTGGCTATTGCCAATCCTGACAGAGTCAAATCATTAGTGCTTGCAAACACTCCGGCTAGGATCTCACCTTATCTCGCAGAACTAGGTGAAGCATGGAAAGAAGCGGCCGAGCTTTTCGACGGCGAGCGATTTTTCAAACTGGCAATACCTTTCATCTACTCAGATTACTTCTACAATCGAAACCTTGCATGGCTGAAGGAGCGTCAGAAGATGTTCAAATCAACACTCAACAGAGAATGGTTTGAAGGATTCATAAGACTTATCTCTTCAAATCCTGATTTCAACGTTCTGGATGAACTAGATGAGATTCAGTGCCCGACGCTACTTCTTGGCGCCGATCGGGACATCATTACTCCGATAGAAGAGATGAAAATGATCCATGAAAGAGTCAGAAACTCAGAATTTCTTATTATAAAGGATGCCGGTCACGGAGCTTTCCTTGAAAAGTCGGAAGAGTTTATGACGGCAATTATCGGCTTCGTACTCAAAAATTGTTAG
- a CDS encoding 3-oxoacyl-ACP synthase, with product MSSVPVIGIAGIGTYIPETFMTPEEIAEVTGIPQDVIELKFGVKRRLVPGPEETTSNLGIKAALKALENAGTDPKDLDLIIWNGAQHKDYPCWLAGLKVADEIGAKNAWSFDMEAMCGSMMAGIDVAKSLMIARDDVDTVLLVSGYRNVDLMNLSEASTSFMLDVGASGAAVVLKKSHNENVVLSSAFKGDGSFSELCVVPVGGTKKWPMSPEDTLSYHFSVQGDTAEFKKRLGETTMPNFYWVIGESLRKSGYSESDIDYLAILHFKRSAHFAVLEELGLKEDQSTYLDYYGHLGQNDQILSIELGLKEGKIKDGDVIVMVGAGLGFVWAATTVKWGKN from the coding sequence TTGAGTTCAGTTCCGGTAATTGGTATAGCGGGGATCGGGACATACATACCTGAGACCTTCATGACTCCAGAGGAAATTGCCGAGGTAACAGGCATTCCGCAAGATGTAATTGAACTGAAATTTGGAGTGAAGAGAAGACTCGTTCCTGGTCCTGAAGAGACCACAAGCAATTTGGGAATCAAAGCGGCATTGAAAGCTCTTGAAAATGCCGGAACGGATCCCAAAGACCTTGATCTGATAATCTGGAACGGTGCACAGCATAAAGATTACCCATGCTGGCTGGCCGGGTTGAAGGTTGCTGACGAAATCGGTGCCAAAAACGCTTGGTCTTTTGATATGGAAGCGATGTGTGGATCTATGATGGCCGGCATTGACGTGGCGAAGAGTCTCATGATCGCTAGAGACGATGTTGATACTGTTCTGCTCGTGAGCGGCTACAGAAATGTGGACCTTATGAATCTTTCTGAGGCATCCACCTCATTCATGCTTGATGTAGGAGCGAGCGGAGCTGCTGTGGTTCTTAAGAAAAGCCATAATGAGAATGTCGTTCTATCTTCGGCGTTTAAGGGTGACGGATCATTCTCCGAGCTGTGTGTTGTTCCGGTAGGAGGAACTAAAAAGTGGCCTATGAGTCCCGAAGACACATTGAGTTATCATTTCTCCGTCCAAGGAGACACTGCAGAATTCAAGAAACGCCTTGGAGAGACTACAATGCCGAATTTCTACTGGGTAATTGGAGAGTCACTCAGAAAGAGCGGCTATTCTGAAAGTGATATCGATTATTTAGCAATTTTGCATTTCAAAAGATCGGCTCATTTTGCAGTTCTTGAAGAGCTCGGGCTAAAGGAAGATCAGAGTACTTACCTTGATTACTACGGCCATCTTGGACAAAATGATCAGATTCTCTCGATTGAATTAGGGTTGAAAGAAGGGAAGATCAAAGATGGCGATGTGATCGTTATGGTAGGTGCCGGATTAGGCTTCGTCTGGGCAGCGACGACAGTAAAATGGGGCAAGAATTAG